From the genome of Ignavibacteriales bacterium, one region includes:
- a CDS encoding RNA polymerase sigma factor: MSDSAKNIVEFTLIYNQHKTRLYNYARKMLGDKMTCEDIIQNVFVKFFENMSKIRNSERVDVWLFTATRNAIYTFYRTKSTHVDQFGVLDSDEIEIDSLVKIEDEFEVKELNEMIMNELDKISIEQRDVFLLKEYGGLSYKEISDVMKIDEDLVKSRLYKTRQKLIHKLSKVVCF; this comes from the coding sequence TTGAGCGATTCGGCAAAAAATATCGTTGAGTTTACGCTGATTTACAATCAGCATAAAACCAGGCTTTATAATTACGCGCGTAAAATGCTCGGCGATAAAATGACATGTGAGGATATAATTCAAAATGTTTTTGTGAAATTTTTTGAGAATATGAGCAAAATCCGGAATTCCGAGCGTGTTGATGTATGGCTTTTTACAGCAACACGAAATGCGATCTATACATTTTACAGAACAAAAAGTACACATGTGGATCAATTCGGAGTACTGGACAGTGATGAAATTGAGATTGATTCTTTAGTAAAAATTGAAGATGAATTTGAGGTAAAAGAATTGAATGAGATGATCATGAATGAACTTGATAAAATATCAATTGAACAGCGTGATGTTTTTCTCTTAAAAGAATATGGCGGACTTTCTTACAAAGAAATTTCCGATGTAATGAAAATTGACGAAGATCTTGTTAAAAGCCGATTGTACAAAACACGGCAAAAGTTAATTCATAAACTTTCAAAGGTTGTTTGTTTCTAA
- the gpmA gene encoding 2,3-diphosphoglycerate-dependent phosphoglycerate mutase, with the protein MYKVVLLRHGESEWNKLNLFTGWTDVDLSEKGFEEAKQAGIVLKNEGYTFDIAFTSVLKRAIRTLNMTLEGLDLFWIPVIKSWRLNERHYGALQGLNKAETAEKYGNEKVKIWRRSYDVPPPALEETDDRYPGKDPRYSDLDKKDIPLTESLKLTVDRFLPYWHETIAPVIKSGKRVIVVAHGNSIRALVKYLDNISEAEITELNIPTGIPLVYELDKDLKPIKHYYLGDQDAINAAINAVAKQTEKK; encoded by the coding sequence ATGTACAAAGTAGTTTTACTCAGACACGGCGAAAGCGAATGGAACAAATTAAATCTTTTTACAGGCTGGACAGATGTTGATCTATCCGAAAAAGGATTTGAAGAAGCTAAGCAAGCTGGTATAGTTCTTAAGAATGAAGGCTATACTTTCGACATCGCATTTACATCTGTATTGAAACGGGCAATTAGAACATTAAATATGACTTTGGAAGGATTGGATTTATTCTGGATTCCAGTTATAAAATCATGGCGCTTGAATGAAAGACATTACGGCGCACTTCAAGGCTTGAACAAAGCGGAAACAGCGGAAAAGTATGGCAACGAAAAAGTAAAAATTTGGAGAAGGAGTTACGATGTTCCGCCCCCGGCACTTGAAGAAACTGACGACCGTTACCCTGGTAAAGATCCTCGTTATTCAGATCTTGATAAGAAAGATATTCCTCTAACTGAAAGTTTGAAATTAACGGTTGATAGATTTCTTCCATACTGGCATGAAACTATTGCCCCGGTAATTAAAAGCGGCAAACGTGTAATCGTAGTTGCGCATGGAAATAGTATCCGCGCGCTTGTAAAATACCTTGATAACATTTCAGAAGCTGAGATTACGGAACTCAATATTCCAACAGGTATTCCATTGGTTTATGAACTTGATAAGGATTTGAAGCCGATCAAACATTATTATCTCGGCGATCAGGACGCTATTAATGCGGCTATAAATGCGGTAGCAAAACAGACTGAAAAGAAGTGA
- a CDS encoding PorV/PorQ family protein, producing the protein MKRTALVFSLLLFSLTSVYSQTVIGKYAGEFLAIGVGGRALAMGSAQVAVVNDVTSGYWNPAGLARLNYPQVALMHEEHFGSLVNYNYAAVAIPYGKDMSIGLSLMRSSIDGIPDTRNALYDANGDGILDIHTGDRLDASKITEFSNADWALYLTFAKRQSDNFYWGANVKIIRRDLAEFGATGIGFDVGAVYTPIENLFLGANVQDVTTTLVAWSTGRNELITPTAKIGAAYSMIFPGGTIMPVVDFDIRFENRKSASTFAIGPVSFDAHAGFEYKFKNIFAVRAGYNEVKQFTVGAGIFLPKLQVDYSFARFSQSAADRLPDTHRISLILTLEQPKFMRDGM; encoded by the coding sequence ATGAAACGGACAGCTCTTGTTTTTTCCCTTCTCCTTTTTTCTCTTACCTCAGTTTATTCACAAACGGTAATCGGTAAATACGCCGGAGAATTTTTAGCAATCGGTGTAGGCGGACGTGCGCTTGCAATGGGAAGCGCTCAAGTTGCGGTTGTCAATGACGTTACTTCGGGATATTGGAATCCAGCAGGACTTGCCCGCTTAAATTATCCTCAAGTTGCATTGATGCATGAAGAACATTTTGGAAGTCTTGTTAATTATAACTACGCAGCGGTTGCAATTCCCTACGGAAAAGATATGAGTATCGGTTTGAGCTTAATGCGTTCAAGCATTGATGGAATTCCCGATACACGAAACGCATTGTATGATGCAAACGGCGATGGAATACTTGATATTCATACCGGAGACCGTTTAGACGCATCAAAAATAACCGAATTCAGTAATGCAGATTGGGCTCTTTACCTAACTTTTGCCAAACGCCAATCGGATAATTTTTACTGGGGCGCAAACGTTAAAATAATAAGAAGAGATCTTGCAGAATTCGGTGCCACCGGAATCGGGTTTGATGTCGGAGCGGTTTACACACCGATCGAAAATTTATTTCTTGGCGCTAACGTTCAAGATGTTACAACAACACTGGTTGCCTGGAGTACAGGAAGGAATGAGTTGATTACTCCAACTGCTAAAATTGGTGCTGCTTACTCAATGATTTTTCCAGGCGGAACAATTATGCCGGTTGTTGATTTTGATATCCGGTTTGAAAATAGAAAGTCTGCTTCAACATTCGCTATTGGTCCGGTTAGCTTTGATGCACATGCCGGCTTCGAATATAAATTTAAAAATATTTTTGCAGTTCGTGCCGGTTATAACGAGGTAAAACAATTTACAGTTGGTGCGGGGATATTTTTGCCGAAGCTGCAAGTTGATTATTCGTTCGCACGTTTTAGCCAATCTGCTGCAGACAGGCTTCCGGATACACACCGTATTTCTTTGATACTAACTCTTGAGCAGCCAAAGTTCATGCGCGACGGAATGTAA
- a CDS encoding tetratricopeptide repeat protein: protein MKKKISITLIMILSLVTPVLNVSHAQVIKNAYSDSLLTLCKKNFNEGLYKKAVMLYNDADFEKLSAEELFYIGLSFNNLRETIKASQYFKKAVELASDHNGYKIQLARTLSQLGKTNEAIDNYQTIIKIDSNNVTALNEVGLLYFDSRDYEKAIEMFTRLVTINSNDFLSSYYLGYSMTLSQNPNLAEPAIKHLEHSVALNQEYLPAISLLASSKFNLQKYYDANALYSMAIKLRPLNADFYFRSGMCYERLNLYSEAANQYSKAVALDSNEANYFDHLGFVQYNMNNYASAVRAYKMAASLDDNPTYFINIGYTYAKMDSVKKSIESFQKALSLMPVDKIGNIYNQIGAVYYTKKNYKEAKAAYMKSLLYSPENIDAQFYIALINDKLMDWKNANLAYKKVIELAADDSLQTERVNFANKRIKELKRR from the coding sequence ATGAAGAAGAAAATATCTATAACGTTAATTATGATTCTATCTTTAGTCACTCCGGTATTGAATGTAAGCCATGCTCAAGTAATTAAAAATGCTTACAGCGATAGTCTTCTTACACTATGCAAGAAAAATTTTAATGAAGGTTTGTATAAAAAAGCTGTAATGCTTTATAATGATGCGGATTTTGAAAAACTTTCTGCCGAAGAATTGTTTTATATCGGCTTATCCTTTAATAATCTGCGCGAGACTATTAAAGCATCGCAATATTTCAAAAAAGCAGTTGAATTGGCTTCTGATCATAATGGCTATAAAATTCAGCTAGCACGTACGCTTTCGCAACTCGGTAAAACAAACGAAGCAATTGATAATTACCAAACTATAATAAAGATCGATTCAAACAATGTAACGGCTCTCAATGAAGTTGGACTTTTATATTTCGATTCGAGAGATTATGAGAAAGCGATCGAAATGTTCACTCGGCTTGTAACAATTAACAGTAATGATTTTTTGAGTAGTTATTACTTGGGCTATTCAATGACGCTTTCTCAAAATCCTAATCTTGCTGAACCGGCAATAAAACATCTGGAACATTCAGTCGCTTTGAATCAAGAATATCTTCCGGCAATAAGTTTGCTTGCCTCGAGCAAATTTAATTTGCAGAAATATTACGATGCCAATGCATTGTACAGCATGGCTATAAAACTCCGTCCGCTAAATGCGGATTTTTATTTCAGATCCGGTATGTGTTATGAACGGCTGAATTTATACAGCGAGGCGGCAAACCAATATTCAAAAGCAGTTGCTCTTGATTCCAACGAGGCAAACTACTTTGATCACCTTGGCTTTGTTCAATACAATATGAATAATTATGCTTCAGCGGTTAGGGCATATAAAATGGCTGCTTCGCTTGATGATAATCCGACTTACTTTATAAATATCGGCTACACATACGCTAAGATGGATTCAGTTAAAAAATCGATCGAGTCGTTTCAGAAAGCATTATCACTTATGCCGGTAGATAAAATCGGGAATATTTATAATCAGATTGGTGCGGTGTATTACACGAAGAAAAATTATAAAGAAGCAAAAGCCGCTTATATGAAATCACTTTTATATTCTCCGGAAAATATTGACGCACAATTTTATATCGCTTTAATAAATGATAAGCTGATGGATTGGAAGAATGCAAATCTCGCTTATAAAAAAGTGATAGAACTTGCGGCGGATGATTCACTGCAAACTGAAAGAGTGAATTTTGCAAACAAAAGAATTAAAGAATTGAAAAGAAGATAA